One part of the Tachysurus fulvidraco isolate hzauxx_2018 chromosome 23, HZAU_PFXX_2.0, whole genome shotgun sequence genome encodes these proteins:
- the rap1gapa gene encoding rap1 GTPase-activating protein 1 isoform X19 yields the protein MPQRKRSFTFGAYGGVDKTFSRARSLWKQDGGEPRISSTLDTTLLQAPLPYTAPAFLKTTDLFEMIERMQSSRMDEQRCALPPPLKTEEDYIPYPSVHEVLGRKSPFPLILLPQFGGYWIEGTNHELMNRNDLDQLLSPTSQIKLEINVTAKIYRKHFMGKEHFNYYTLDSALGHLVFSVKYEVIGDQEHLRLMLRSKLKTYHDVIPISCLTEFPNVVQMAKLVCEDVNVDRFFPVLYPKASRLIVTFDEHVISNNFKFGVIYQKFGQTVEEELFGNNEESPAFVEFLEFLGQKIKLHEFKGFRGGLDVTHGQTGTESVYYNFHNKEVMFHVSTKLPFTEGDTQQLQRKRHIGNDIVAIVFQEENTPFVPDMIASNFLHAYIVVQVENACSDNVLYKVSVTARDDVPFFGPALPDPAIFKKGTEFHEFLYTKLINAEHACYKAEKFARLEERTRGALLETLYEELHINSQAMMGLGGDEEKLENGGGGGGGFFESFKSLIIPGKSPTRKKSGPFNSRRSSAIGIENIQEVQEKSRDSSPSTQKNPDSGHISQEPKSEISSNQSSPEVLVTKNSSAMCFRAPSIPEAQDLSRSSSNASSFASVVEENEAEATEDYDTGMESLSSAGTPHKRDSFTYSTWLDDNVNISTTRRGSSSGIGKPPDGGKGQEQNRTDIRFKLDRPIDHKSTSSC from the exons GAAACAGGATGGAGGAGAGCCTCGTATCTCTAGCACTCTAGACACTACACTGCTCCAGGCTCCACTGCCCTACACTGCCCCTGCATTCCTAAAG ACTActgatttatttgaaatgaTTGAAAGAATGCAG AGCAGCAGAATGGATGAACAGCGGTGTGCCCTGCCTCCACCCCTTAAG ACTGAGGAGGACTACATCCCATACCCCAGTGTTCATGAG GTGTTAGGCAGGAAAAGCCCTTTTCCTCTGATCCTGCTGCCTCAGTTCGGAGGTTACTGGATTGAAGGCACCAATCACGAGCTGATGAACAGAAATGATCTGGATCAGCTGCTGTCTCCTACGTCCCAAATCAAGCTGGAAATCAACGTTACAGCCAAGATCTACAGAAAACACTTCATGGGAAAA GAACACTTTAATTACTACACATTGGACAGCGCTCTGGGCCACCTGGTCTTCTCAGTTAAATACGAAGTGATCGGGGACCAGGAGCACCTTCGTCTTATGTTAAG gAGCAAATTAAAGACATATCATGATGTGATCCCGATATCATGCCTGACTGAATTCCCCAACGTTGTCCAGATGGCCAAG cttgtgtgtgaggatgtgaaCGTGGATCGCTTCTTCCCAGTGCTTTACCCAAAG GCTTCGCGGCTTATTGTGACGTTTGATGAGCATGTCATCAGTAACAACTTCAAGTTTGGAGTAATATATCAGAAGTTTGGGCAG ACGGTTGAGGAGGAGCTGTTTGGAAATAACGAGGAAAGTCCAGCGTTTGTGGAGTTTTTAGAGTTTTTGGGTCAGAAGATCAAGCTCCATGAATTTAAAGG TTTTCGGGGAGGCTTGGATGTGACACACGGGCAAACAGGCACAGAATCGGTCTACTACAACTTCCATAACAAAGAGGTCATGTTCCACGTCTCCACCAAGCTCCCCTTCACAGAAGGTGACACGCAGCAG CTGCAGAGGAAGAGACATATAGGAAATGACATTGTGGCCATTGTGTTCCAAGAAGAGAACACTCCCTTTGTTCCAGACATGATCGCATCAAACTTCCTGCATGCCTACATAGTGGTACAAGTGGAGAATGCATGTTCTGACAATGTCTTGTACAAG GTGTCAGTGACTGCGAGAGATGATGTCCCATTTTTTGGACCAGCCCTACCTGATCCTGCCATATTCAAGAAG GGAACAGAGTTTCAtgaatttttatatacaaaGCTAATCAACGCTGAGCATGCATGCTACAAAGCTGAGAAGTTTGCCAGACTGGAG GAGCGCACTCGAGGAGCCCTGCTAGAGACACTGTACGAAGAGCTGCATATCAACAGTCAGGCCATGATGGGGCTCGGCGGCGATGAGGAGAAGCTTGAgaatggaggaggaggaggaggaggcttCTTCGAGTCTTTTAAG TCTCTGATTATTCCTGGGAAAAGTCCAACGAGGAAAAAATCTGGCCCATTCAACTCTCGCAGGAGCAGTGCCATCGGCATCGAGAACATCCAGGAGGTGCAGGAAAAGAG CAGGGACAGTTCACCGAGCACACAGAAGAATCCTGACAGTGGACACATATCACAGGAACCCAAGTCTGAAATCTCGTCCAATCAGAGCTCACCTGAGGTCCTTGTCACTAAGAACAG CTCGGCCATGTGCTTCAGAGCTCCGTCCATCCCTGAAGCTCAAGACTTGTCACGCTCCTCCTCAAATGCCAGCAGCTTTGCCAGTGTGGTGGAGGAGAACGAGGCCGAGGCCACTGAGGACTACGATACAGGCATG GAAAGTCTGTCATCGGCAGGGACTCCACACAAGCGGGACTCGTTCACCTACAGCACATGGCTAGACGACAATGTAAACATCAGCACCACCAGAAGGGGAAGCTCATCTG GTATAGGCAAACCTCCCGATGGTGGTAAAGGTCAAGAGCAGAACCGGACTGACATCCGCTTCAAACTAGATCGACCAATTGACCACAAGTCTACATCG AGCTGCTAG
- the rap1gapa gene encoding rap1 GTPase-activating protein 1 isoform X17 — protein sequence MPQRKRSFTFGAYGGVDKTFSRARSLWKQDGGEPRISSTLDTTLLQAPLPYTAPAFLKTTDLFEMIERMQSSRMDEQRCALPPPLKTEEDYIPYPSVHEVLGRKSPFPLILLPQFGGYWIEGTNHELMNRNDLDQLLSPTSQIKLEINVTAKIYRKHFMGKEHFNYYTLDSALGHLVFSVKYEVIGDQEHLRLMLRSKLKTYHDVIPISCLTEFPNVVQMAKLVCEDVNVDRFFPVLYPKASRLIVTFDEHVISNNFKFGVIYQKFGQTVEEELFGNNEESPAFVEFLEFLGQKIKLHEFKGFRGGLDVTHGQTGTESVYYNFHNKEVMFHVSTKLPFTEGDTQQLQRKRHIGNDIVAIVFQEENTPFVPDMIASNFLHAYIVVQVENACSDNVLYKVSVTARDDVPFFGPALPDPAIFKKGTEFHEFLYTKLINAEHACYKAEKFARLEERTRGALLETLYEELHINSQAMMGLGGDEEKLENGGGGGGGFFESFKSLLVPGKSPSKYGRRGSAIGIGTIEESLIIPGKSPTRKKSGPFNSRRSSAIGIENIQEVQEKSSRDSSPSTQKNPDSGHISQEPKSEISSNQSSPEVLVTKNSSAMCFRAPSIPEAQDLSRSSSNASSFASVVEENEAEATEDYDTGMESLSSAGTPHKRDSFTYSTWLDDNVNISTTRRGSSSGIGKPPDGGKGQEQNRTDIRFKLDRPIDHKSTSSC from the exons GAAACAGGATGGAGGAGAGCCTCGTATCTCTAGCACTCTAGACACTACACTGCTCCAGGCTCCACTGCCCTACACTGCCCCTGCATTCCTAAAG ACTActgatttatttgaaatgaTTGAAAGAATGCAG AGCAGCAGAATGGATGAACAGCGGTGTGCCCTGCCTCCACCCCTTAAG ACTGAGGAGGACTACATCCCATACCCCAGTGTTCATGAG GTGTTAGGCAGGAAAAGCCCTTTTCCTCTGATCCTGCTGCCTCAGTTCGGAGGTTACTGGATTGAAGGCACCAATCACGAGCTGATGAACAGAAATGATCTGGATCAGCTGCTGTCTCCTACGTCCCAAATCAAGCTGGAAATCAACGTTACAGCCAAGATCTACAGAAAACACTTCATGGGAAAA GAACACTTTAATTACTACACATTGGACAGCGCTCTGGGCCACCTGGTCTTCTCAGTTAAATACGAAGTGATCGGGGACCAGGAGCACCTTCGTCTTATGTTAAG gAGCAAATTAAAGACATATCATGATGTGATCCCGATATCATGCCTGACTGAATTCCCCAACGTTGTCCAGATGGCCAAG cttgtgtgtgaggatgtgaaCGTGGATCGCTTCTTCCCAGTGCTTTACCCAAAG GCTTCGCGGCTTATTGTGACGTTTGATGAGCATGTCATCAGTAACAACTTCAAGTTTGGAGTAATATATCAGAAGTTTGGGCAG ACGGTTGAGGAGGAGCTGTTTGGAAATAACGAGGAAAGTCCAGCGTTTGTGGAGTTTTTAGAGTTTTTGGGTCAGAAGATCAAGCTCCATGAATTTAAAGG TTTTCGGGGAGGCTTGGATGTGACACACGGGCAAACAGGCACAGAATCGGTCTACTACAACTTCCATAACAAAGAGGTCATGTTCCACGTCTCCACCAAGCTCCCCTTCACAGAAGGTGACACGCAGCAG CTGCAGAGGAAGAGACATATAGGAAATGACATTGTGGCCATTGTGTTCCAAGAAGAGAACACTCCCTTTGTTCCAGACATGATCGCATCAAACTTCCTGCATGCCTACATAGTGGTACAAGTGGAGAATGCATGTTCTGACAATGTCTTGTACAAG GTGTCAGTGACTGCGAGAGATGATGTCCCATTTTTTGGACCAGCCCTACCTGATCCTGCCATATTCAAGAAG GGAACAGAGTTTCAtgaatttttatatacaaaGCTAATCAACGCTGAGCATGCATGCTACAAAGCTGAGAAGTTTGCCAGACTGGAG GAGCGCACTCGAGGAGCCCTGCTAGAGACACTGTACGAAGAGCTGCATATCAACAGTCAGGCCATGATGGGGCTCGGCGGCGATGAGGAGAAGCTTGAgaatggaggaggaggaggaggaggcttCTTCGAGTCTTTTAAG TCATTGCTTGTCCCAGGGAAAAGTCCCAGTAAATACGGACGCCGCGGCAGTGCCATAGGGATAGGAACAATAGAAGAG TCTCTGATTATTCCTGGGAAAAGTCCAACGAGGAAAAAATCTGGCCCATTCAACTCTCGCAGGAGCAGTGCCATCGGCATCGAGAACATCCAGGAGGTGCAGGAAAAGAG CAGCAGGGACAGTTCACCGAGCACACAGAAGAATCCTGACAGTGGACACATATCACAGGAACCCAAGTCTGAAATCTCGTCCAATCAGAGCTCACCTGAGGTCCTTGTCACTAAGAACAG CTCGGCCATGTGCTTCAGAGCTCCGTCCATCCCTGAAGCTCAAGACTTGTCACGCTCCTCCTCAAATGCCAGCAGCTTTGCCAGTGTGGTGGAGGAGAACGAGGCCGAGGCCACTGAGGACTACGATACAGGCATG GAAAGTCTGTCATCGGCAGGGACTCCACACAAGCGGGACTCGTTCACCTACAGCACATGGCTAGACGACAATGTAAACATCAGCACCACCAGAAGGGGAAGCTCATCTG GTATAGGCAAACCTCCCGATGGTGGTAAAGGTCAAGAGCAGAACCGGACTGACATCCGCTTCAAACTAGATCGACCAATTGACCACAAGTCTACATCG AGCTGCTAG
- the rap1gapa gene encoding rap1 GTPase-activating protein 1 isoform X12, which yields MPQRKRSFTFGAYGGVDKTFSRARSLWKQDGGEPRISSTLDTTLLQAPLPYTAPAFLKTTDLFEMIERMQSSRMDEQRCALPPPLKTEEDYIPYPSVHEVLGRKSPFPLILLPQFGGYWIEGTNHELMNRNDLDQLLSPTSQIKLEINVTAKIYRKHFMGKEHFNYYTLDSALGHLVFSVKYEVIGDQEHLRLMLRSKLKTYHDVIPISCLTEFPNVVQMAKLVCEDVNVDRFFPVLYPKASRLIVTFDEHVISNNFKFGVIYQKFGQTVEEELFGNNEESPAFVEFLEFLGQKIKLHEFKGFRGGLDVTHGQTGTESVYYNFHNKEVMFHVSTKLPFTEGDTQQLQRKRHIGNDIVAIVFQEENTPFVPDMIASNFLHAYIVVQVENACSDNVLYKVSVTARDDVPFFGPALPDPAIFKKGTEFHEFLYTKLINAEHACYKAEKFARLEERTRGALLETLYEELHINSQAMMGLGGDEEKLENGGGGGGGFFESFKRVIRNRSHSLDAMSFSIGKRAVSSSHSGSFTHNNNELLLSPEAPKYAGISLIIPGKSPTRKKSGPFNSRRSSAIGIENIQEVQEKSSRDSSPSTQKNPDSGHISQEPKSEISSNQSSPEVLVTKNSSAMCFRAPSIPEAQDLSRSSSNASSFASVVEENEAEATEDYDTGMESLSSAGTPHKRDSFTYSTWLDDNVNISTTRRGSSSGIGKPPDGGKGQEQNRTDIRFKLDRPIDHKSTSSC from the exons GAAACAGGATGGAGGAGAGCCTCGTATCTCTAGCACTCTAGACACTACACTGCTCCAGGCTCCACTGCCCTACACTGCCCCTGCATTCCTAAAG ACTActgatttatttgaaatgaTTGAAAGAATGCAG AGCAGCAGAATGGATGAACAGCGGTGTGCCCTGCCTCCACCCCTTAAG ACTGAGGAGGACTACATCCCATACCCCAGTGTTCATGAG GTGTTAGGCAGGAAAAGCCCTTTTCCTCTGATCCTGCTGCCTCAGTTCGGAGGTTACTGGATTGAAGGCACCAATCACGAGCTGATGAACAGAAATGATCTGGATCAGCTGCTGTCTCCTACGTCCCAAATCAAGCTGGAAATCAACGTTACAGCCAAGATCTACAGAAAACACTTCATGGGAAAA GAACACTTTAATTACTACACATTGGACAGCGCTCTGGGCCACCTGGTCTTCTCAGTTAAATACGAAGTGATCGGGGACCAGGAGCACCTTCGTCTTATGTTAAG gAGCAAATTAAAGACATATCATGATGTGATCCCGATATCATGCCTGACTGAATTCCCCAACGTTGTCCAGATGGCCAAG cttgtgtgtgaggatgtgaaCGTGGATCGCTTCTTCCCAGTGCTTTACCCAAAG GCTTCGCGGCTTATTGTGACGTTTGATGAGCATGTCATCAGTAACAACTTCAAGTTTGGAGTAATATATCAGAAGTTTGGGCAG ACGGTTGAGGAGGAGCTGTTTGGAAATAACGAGGAAAGTCCAGCGTTTGTGGAGTTTTTAGAGTTTTTGGGTCAGAAGATCAAGCTCCATGAATTTAAAGG TTTTCGGGGAGGCTTGGATGTGACACACGGGCAAACAGGCACAGAATCGGTCTACTACAACTTCCATAACAAAGAGGTCATGTTCCACGTCTCCACCAAGCTCCCCTTCACAGAAGGTGACACGCAGCAG CTGCAGAGGAAGAGACATATAGGAAATGACATTGTGGCCATTGTGTTCCAAGAAGAGAACACTCCCTTTGTTCCAGACATGATCGCATCAAACTTCCTGCATGCCTACATAGTGGTACAAGTGGAGAATGCATGTTCTGACAATGTCTTGTACAAG GTGTCAGTGACTGCGAGAGATGATGTCCCATTTTTTGGACCAGCCCTACCTGATCCTGCCATATTCAAGAAG GGAACAGAGTTTCAtgaatttttatatacaaaGCTAATCAACGCTGAGCATGCATGCTACAAAGCTGAGAAGTTTGCCAGACTGGAG GAGCGCACTCGAGGAGCCCTGCTAGAGACACTGTACGAAGAGCTGCATATCAACAGTCAGGCCATGATGGGGCTCGGCGGCGATGAGGAGAAGCTTGAgaatggaggaggaggaggaggaggcttCTTCGAGTCTTTTAAG CGGGTGATCCGCAACAGGAGCCACTCTCTGGATGCCATGAGTTTCAGTATTGGGAAGCGTGCAGTCTCTTCTAGTCACAGCGGCAGTTTTACCCACAACAACAACGAACTGCTACTCTCACCAGAGGCCCCCAAATACGCTGGGATA TCTCTGATTATTCCTGGGAAAAGTCCAACGAGGAAAAAATCTGGCCCATTCAACTCTCGCAGGAGCAGTGCCATCGGCATCGAGAACATCCAGGAGGTGCAGGAAAAGAG CAGCAGGGACAGTTCACCGAGCACACAGAAGAATCCTGACAGTGGACACATATCACAGGAACCCAAGTCTGAAATCTCGTCCAATCAGAGCTCACCTGAGGTCCTTGTCACTAAGAACAG CTCGGCCATGTGCTTCAGAGCTCCGTCCATCCCTGAAGCTCAAGACTTGTCACGCTCCTCCTCAAATGCCAGCAGCTTTGCCAGTGTGGTGGAGGAGAACGAGGCCGAGGCCACTGAGGACTACGATACAGGCATG GAAAGTCTGTCATCGGCAGGGACTCCACACAAGCGGGACTCGTTCACCTACAGCACATGGCTAGACGACAATGTAAACATCAGCACCACCAGAAGGGGAAGCTCATCTG GTATAGGCAAACCTCCCGATGGTGGTAAAGGTCAAGAGCAGAACCGGACTGACATCCGCTTCAAACTAGATCGACCAATTGACCACAAGTCTACATCG AGCTGCTAG
- the rap1gapa gene encoding rap1 GTPase-activating protein 1 isoform X10, whose product MPQRKRSFTFGAYGGVDKTFSRARSLWKQDGGEPRISSTLDTTLLQAPLPYTAPAFLKTTDLFEMIERMQSSRMDEQRCALPPPLKTEEDYIPYPSVHEVLGRKSPFPLILLPQFGGYWIEGTNHELMNRNDLDQLLSPTSQIKLEINVTAKIYRKHFMGKEHFNYYTLDSALGHLVFSVKYEVIGDQEHLRLMLRSKLKTYHDVIPISCLTEFPNVVQMAKLVCEDVNVDRFFPVLYPKASRLIVTFDEHVISNNFKFGVIYQKFGQTVEEELFGNNEESPAFVEFLEFLGQKIKLHEFKGFRGGLDVTHGQTGTESVYYNFHNKEVMFHVSTKLPFTEGDTQQLQRKRHIGNDIVAIVFQEENTPFVPDMIASNFLHAYIVVQVENACSDNVLYKVSVTARDDVPFFGPALPDPAIFKKGTEFHEFLYTKLINAEHACYKAEKFARLEERTRGALLETLYEELHINSQAMMGLGGDEEKLENGGGGGGGFFESFKSLLVPGKSPSKYGRRGSAIGIGTIEESLIIPGKSPTRKKSGPFNSRRSSAIGIENIQEVQEKRIAALLSEDRTVLCVSLPSVSLRNGRLIMDSSNSRDSSPSTQKNPDSGHISQEPKSEISSNQSSPEVLVTKNSSAMCFRAPSIPEAQDLSRSSSNASSFASVVEENEAEATEDYDTGMESLSSAGTPHKRDSFTYSTWLDDNVNISTTRRGSSSGIGKPPDGGKGQEQNRTDIRFKLDRPIDHKSTSSC is encoded by the exons GAAACAGGATGGAGGAGAGCCTCGTATCTCTAGCACTCTAGACACTACACTGCTCCAGGCTCCACTGCCCTACACTGCCCCTGCATTCCTAAAG ACTActgatttatttgaaatgaTTGAAAGAATGCAG AGCAGCAGAATGGATGAACAGCGGTGTGCCCTGCCTCCACCCCTTAAG ACTGAGGAGGACTACATCCCATACCCCAGTGTTCATGAG GTGTTAGGCAGGAAAAGCCCTTTTCCTCTGATCCTGCTGCCTCAGTTCGGAGGTTACTGGATTGAAGGCACCAATCACGAGCTGATGAACAGAAATGATCTGGATCAGCTGCTGTCTCCTACGTCCCAAATCAAGCTGGAAATCAACGTTACAGCCAAGATCTACAGAAAACACTTCATGGGAAAA GAACACTTTAATTACTACACATTGGACAGCGCTCTGGGCCACCTGGTCTTCTCAGTTAAATACGAAGTGATCGGGGACCAGGAGCACCTTCGTCTTATGTTAAG gAGCAAATTAAAGACATATCATGATGTGATCCCGATATCATGCCTGACTGAATTCCCCAACGTTGTCCAGATGGCCAAG cttgtgtgtgaggatgtgaaCGTGGATCGCTTCTTCCCAGTGCTTTACCCAAAG GCTTCGCGGCTTATTGTGACGTTTGATGAGCATGTCATCAGTAACAACTTCAAGTTTGGAGTAATATATCAGAAGTTTGGGCAG ACGGTTGAGGAGGAGCTGTTTGGAAATAACGAGGAAAGTCCAGCGTTTGTGGAGTTTTTAGAGTTTTTGGGTCAGAAGATCAAGCTCCATGAATTTAAAGG TTTTCGGGGAGGCTTGGATGTGACACACGGGCAAACAGGCACAGAATCGGTCTACTACAACTTCCATAACAAAGAGGTCATGTTCCACGTCTCCACCAAGCTCCCCTTCACAGAAGGTGACACGCAGCAG CTGCAGAGGAAGAGACATATAGGAAATGACATTGTGGCCATTGTGTTCCAAGAAGAGAACACTCCCTTTGTTCCAGACATGATCGCATCAAACTTCCTGCATGCCTACATAGTGGTACAAGTGGAGAATGCATGTTCTGACAATGTCTTGTACAAG GTGTCAGTGACTGCGAGAGATGATGTCCCATTTTTTGGACCAGCCCTACCTGATCCTGCCATATTCAAGAAG GGAACAGAGTTTCAtgaatttttatatacaaaGCTAATCAACGCTGAGCATGCATGCTACAAAGCTGAGAAGTTTGCCAGACTGGAG GAGCGCACTCGAGGAGCCCTGCTAGAGACACTGTACGAAGAGCTGCATATCAACAGTCAGGCCATGATGGGGCTCGGCGGCGATGAGGAGAAGCTTGAgaatggaggaggaggaggaggaggcttCTTCGAGTCTTTTAAG TCATTGCTTGTCCCAGGGAAAAGTCCCAGTAAATACGGACGCCGCGGCAGTGCCATAGGGATAGGAACAATAGAAGAG TCTCTGATTATTCCTGGGAAAAGTCCAACGAGGAAAAAATCTGGCCCATTCAACTCTCGCAGGAGCAGTGCCATCGGCATCGAGAACATCCAGGAGGTGCAGGAAAAGAG GATTGCCGCTCTCTTgtcagaggacaggacagtgctctgtgtctctctgcccAGCGTCAGTCTCAGGAACGGCAGGCTCATCATGGATTCCTCCAA CAGCAGGGACAGTTCACCGAGCACACAGAAGAATCCTGACAGTGGACACATATCACAGGAACCCAAGTCTGAAATCTCGTCCAATCAGAGCTCACCTGAGGTCCTTGTCACTAAGAACAG CTCGGCCATGTGCTTCAGAGCTCCGTCCATCCCTGAAGCTCAAGACTTGTCACGCTCCTCCTCAAATGCCAGCAGCTTTGCCAGTGTGGTGGAGGAGAACGAGGCCGAGGCCACTGAGGACTACGATACAGGCATG GAAAGTCTGTCATCGGCAGGGACTCCACACAAGCGGGACTCGTTCACCTACAGCACATGGCTAGACGACAATGTAAACATCAGCACCACCAGAAGGGGAAGCTCATCTG GTATAGGCAAACCTCCCGATGGTGGTAAAGGTCAAGAGCAGAACCGGACTGACATCCGCTTCAAACTAGATCGACCAATTGACCACAAGTCTACATCG AGCTGCTAG
- the rap1gapa gene encoding rap1 GTPase-activating protein 1 isoform X7 codes for MPQRKRSFTFGAYGGVDKTFSRARSLWKQDGGEPRISSTLDTTLLQAPLPYTAPAFLKTTDLFEMIERMQSSRMDEQRCALPPPLKTEEDYIPYPSVHEVLGRKSPFPLILLPQFGGYWIEGTNHELMNRNDLDQLLSPTSQIKLEINVTAKIYRKHFMGKEHFNYYTLDSALGHLVFSVKYEVIGDQEHLRLMLRSKLKTYHDVIPISCLTEFPNVVQMAKLVCEDVNVDRFFPVLYPKASRLIVTFDEHVISNNFKFGVIYQKFGQTVEEELFGNNEESPAFVEFLEFLGQKIKLHEFKGFRGGLDVTHGQTGTESVYYNFHNKEVMFHVSTKLPFTEGDTQQLQRKRHIGNDIVAIVFQEENTPFVPDMIASNFLHAYIVVQVENACSDNVLYKVSVTARDDVPFFGPALPDPAIFKKGTEFHEFLYTKLINAEHACYKAEKFARLEERTRGALLETLYEELHINSQAMMGLGGDEEKLENGGGGGGGFFESFKRVIRNRSHSLDAMSFSIGKRAVSSSHSGSFTHNNNELLLSPEAPKYAGISLLVPGKSPSKYGRRGSAIGIGTIEESLIIPGKSPTRKKSGPFNSRRSSAIGIENIQEVQEKSSRDSSPSTQKNPDSGHISQEPKSEISSNQSSPEVLVTKNSSAMCFRAPSIPEAQDLSRSSSNASSFASVVEENEAEATEDYDTGMESLSSAGTPHKRDSFTYSTWLDDNVNISTTRRGSSSGIGKPPDGGKGQEQNRTDIRFKLDRPIDHKSTSSC; via the exons GAAACAGGATGGAGGAGAGCCTCGTATCTCTAGCACTCTAGACACTACACTGCTCCAGGCTCCACTGCCCTACACTGCCCCTGCATTCCTAAAG ACTActgatttatttgaaatgaTTGAAAGAATGCAG AGCAGCAGAATGGATGAACAGCGGTGTGCCCTGCCTCCACCCCTTAAG ACTGAGGAGGACTACATCCCATACCCCAGTGTTCATGAG GTGTTAGGCAGGAAAAGCCCTTTTCCTCTGATCCTGCTGCCTCAGTTCGGAGGTTACTGGATTGAAGGCACCAATCACGAGCTGATGAACAGAAATGATCTGGATCAGCTGCTGTCTCCTACGTCCCAAATCAAGCTGGAAATCAACGTTACAGCCAAGATCTACAGAAAACACTTCATGGGAAAA GAACACTTTAATTACTACACATTGGACAGCGCTCTGGGCCACCTGGTCTTCTCAGTTAAATACGAAGTGATCGGGGACCAGGAGCACCTTCGTCTTATGTTAAG gAGCAAATTAAAGACATATCATGATGTGATCCCGATATCATGCCTGACTGAATTCCCCAACGTTGTCCAGATGGCCAAG cttgtgtgtgaggatgtgaaCGTGGATCGCTTCTTCCCAGTGCTTTACCCAAAG GCTTCGCGGCTTATTGTGACGTTTGATGAGCATGTCATCAGTAACAACTTCAAGTTTGGAGTAATATATCAGAAGTTTGGGCAG ACGGTTGAGGAGGAGCTGTTTGGAAATAACGAGGAAAGTCCAGCGTTTGTGGAGTTTTTAGAGTTTTTGGGTCAGAAGATCAAGCTCCATGAATTTAAAGG TTTTCGGGGAGGCTTGGATGTGACACACGGGCAAACAGGCACAGAATCGGTCTACTACAACTTCCATAACAAAGAGGTCATGTTCCACGTCTCCACCAAGCTCCCCTTCACAGAAGGTGACACGCAGCAG CTGCAGAGGAAGAGACATATAGGAAATGACATTGTGGCCATTGTGTTCCAAGAAGAGAACACTCCCTTTGTTCCAGACATGATCGCATCAAACTTCCTGCATGCCTACATAGTGGTACAAGTGGAGAATGCATGTTCTGACAATGTCTTGTACAAG GTGTCAGTGACTGCGAGAGATGATGTCCCATTTTTTGGACCAGCCCTACCTGATCCTGCCATATTCAAGAAG GGAACAGAGTTTCAtgaatttttatatacaaaGCTAATCAACGCTGAGCATGCATGCTACAAAGCTGAGAAGTTTGCCAGACTGGAG GAGCGCACTCGAGGAGCCCTGCTAGAGACACTGTACGAAGAGCTGCATATCAACAGTCAGGCCATGATGGGGCTCGGCGGCGATGAGGAGAAGCTTGAgaatggaggaggaggaggaggaggcttCTTCGAGTCTTTTAAG CGGGTGATCCGCAACAGGAGCCACTCTCTGGATGCCATGAGTTTCAGTATTGGGAAGCGTGCAGTCTCTTCTAGTCACAGCGGCAGTTTTACCCACAACAACAACGAACTGCTACTCTCACCAGAGGCCCCCAAATACGCTGGGATA TCATTGCTTGTCCCAGGGAAAAGTCCCAGTAAATACGGACGCCGCGGCAGTGCCATAGGGATAGGAACAATAGAAGAG TCTCTGATTATTCCTGGGAAAAGTCCAACGAGGAAAAAATCTGGCCCATTCAACTCTCGCAGGAGCAGTGCCATCGGCATCGAGAACATCCAGGAGGTGCAGGAAAAGAG CAGCAGGGACAGTTCACCGAGCACACAGAAGAATCCTGACAGTGGACACATATCACAGGAACCCAAGTCTGAAATCTCGTCCAATCAGAGCTCACCTGAGGTCCTTGTCACTAAGAACAG CTCGGCCATGTGCTTCAGAGCTCCGTCCATCCCTGAAGCTCAAGACTTGTCACGCTCCTCCTCAAATGCCAGCAGCTTTGCCAGTGTGGTGGAGGAGAACGAGGCCGAGGCCACTGAGGACTACGATACAGGCATG GAAAGTCTGTCATCGGCAGGGACTCCACACAAGCGGGACTCGTTCACCTACAGCACATGGCTAGACGACAATGTAAACATCAGCACCACCAGAAGGGGAAGCTCATCTG GTATAGGCAAACCTCCCGATGGTGGTAAAGGTCAAGAGCAGAACCGGACTGACATCCGCTTCAAACTAGATCGACCAATTGACCACAAGTCTACATCG AGCTGCTAG